In Kutzneria kofuensis, the DNA window GGTCTGGACCACATTATTTCCGTGCGAGGCCCGGGGAGGTCACGTGGCGGCCACTTCCCCGGGTCTCGTTTCGTTCTCGGCTCAGGTTGCGTCCTTGGCGCGCCAGCCGTCCACGTGTCCCCGCAACGCGCGTTCGTAGACCACGTCCATCTGCTCCCGTGGCGGCAGGTTGTGCTGGAGTTCCAGCGACACCAGGCCGTGCACGAGGCCCCATGACGCCACCGCGATCACTTCCGGCGACTCGTCGACGTAGACGCCGGCCTCGACGCCTCGACACACGGTGTTGTGGAGGATCTCGAACGCGCTGCCCGACACCTCCGCCAGCAACACGTCCTGGCGCACGTGTGCACGCGCCGCGTCCGTGAACAGCAGCGTGTACAGGTGCGGCTGCGCCAGCGCGTAGGCGCGATACGCCAGGCCGAGTTGGACCAGGTCCTCGGCCGGGTCGTCCGAGGAGGCGGCCGCCCTGAGCTGCCGTGCGAAGCCCTCGAACGCCTCCAGGTAGACGGTTCTGATCAGGCCGGGCTTGCCGCCGAACAGCGAGTACACCGCCGTCGTCGACGTGCTCACGTCGGCCGCCAGCTTGCGCAGGCTGAGCGCGTCCACCCCGTCCGTGGAGATCAGTTCCGCCGCGCAGGTCAGCAGTCGGCCGCGCAGGGCCTCGTCGTGGGTCTTCGGTCGTGGCACTTGACGAGCATAACCGAAACGGTGTTTTATAACGGCGTCATGAAACATGGGGAGGGGATCTGAGATGGTGTTCGACGGACGCTGGACCGCTCGGCTGCCGGAAGAGGGCGGCGTCGTGTTCCTGATCGGCATGCGGTTCAACAAGTGGTGGCGGGTGGACAAGTGGCTGCCCGTGGTCCGGGCCATGCCGCGGATGCTCATGCACCTGGGCAAGCACCCCGAGCTGGGGTTCCTCGGCGGGCAGTCCTGGTTCGGCCGGACGACCATCCTCGTGTCGTACTGGCGCAGCGCCGACGACCTGATCGACTTCGCCTCGGCCAGGTCCGCGCCGCACCTGGAGGCGTGGAAGGCCTACAACCGGGCCGTCGGCGCCGACGGGACCGTCGGCGTGTGGCACGAGACCTACGTCGTGCGGCCCGGACAGGCCGAGGCCGTCTACGCCAACATGCCCGCCTTCGGGCTCGGCCAGGCGTACGCCCATGAGCAGATCACCAAGGACAGCAACAACTCTCGGAAGCGGCTGGCCACCGCTGGACCCGTCTGATACCAGATTGGTACCGTGGCGGCGTGGCGATGACTCTGCGGTTGAGCGAAGAGGAGAACCGCCAGCTCGACGAGCTGGCGGCCGCCGAGGGGCGCTCCAAGCAGGAGATCGTGCGACTCGCGCTGGCCGAGCGCTGGGCCCGGCTGCAGAAGGAGGAGCAGCTCGGCGAGGTGCTGGGTCGGGTGCTGCCGCGGTACCAGGGGCTGCTCGACCGGCTCGGTTCCGCCTGAGTTGACCGACTACCTGGACGCCGGCGACCTCCTCGTGCTGGCCACCGCCGTCACCGGCGGCGACCTCGTGGTGCGGGACCTCGGCCTGCTCGACTCCGCCGCCTACCGGCCCCGCGCCACCGTGCTCGGCGTCGAGGCGTACGCCACCCTCTGGCTCAAGGCCGCCGCCGTGCTCCATTCCATCGTGCGCACCCGTCCCCTCGCCGAGGGCAACTGGCGCCTCGGCTGGGTCGCCGCAGTCGCCCTGTGCGACATCAACGGCTGGTGGATCGACGCCGACGAGGACGAGGCCCTCGGCGTCGTCCGCGCCGTCGCCCACGGCCGCCTCGAGGTCACCGACCTGGCCGCCCGCTTCGAGGCCTGGTCCGTCCCCAAGACCTGACCGTTCTCAGCCGGCTGCCTTCGCCGCCCGCTCGATCTCCTTGCGCCGCGCTTCCCAGAACGCTTCATCGCGCTGGGCGTTCGTCCCCGTCGCGCCGTCGAGCTGTTCGCGCAGGATGTCCGCGTGTCCGGCGTGCCGGCTCGTCTCCGTGAGCATGTGGACCAGGACGTTGAACAACATCACGTCGGGCCTCGGCCACCACGGCACGTGCCCGGGCGCGTCGATGGCGAGCGCCTCGATCGTCCCGTCCGAGTGCTCCCACACGCGGCGGTAGCGCTCGACGATCTCCCCTCGCGTCTCGTGCTCGGTCGCCCACATGTCCGCGCCCCGCTGCCCGAGGTCGTCCCACCGGGCCATCGGCTCCGGGAACGGCCGGCCGAACACCTCGCCGAAGTACCGGGACTCCGACAGAGTCAGGTGCTTGACCAGGCCGAGCAGGTTCGTCCCCGTCCCGGTCAGTGGCCGGCGGATGTCGTACTCGCCGAGCCCTTCGAGCTTGTGGAGCATCACCTCGCGAACCTCTCTCAGGTCGCCGTGCAGATACTCCTTCGCGAATTCATCGATCACAACGCTCAAGACTGCCCGCTCCCGGCCGCCCCACCGCAGCCCCCACCGCTCCCTGGGGGCAGCCCCGCAACCATTCTACCGGGGCAAGGTCACGAAGCCGCTGGTCAGCGATCTTCCTGTGGATAACTCGACAGGGTGTGGACAAACGCTTGCGGTTCGGCGGGGGACTGGTAGCGCTTGACCTGGAGTGCACTCCAGCTTCTACGGTCGGTGTCGTGACATACTCGATCGCCCAGGCAGCGGAACGAAGCGGGTTGTCCATCGACACCCTCCGCTACTACGAACGAATCGGGCTGGTCGATCCGCCGGCCCGGGACTCCGGGGGACGCCGCTCGTACTCCGACGACGACCTCTCATGGCTGGAGTTCCTCACCAAACTGCGCACGACCGGCATGCCGATCCGGATGATGCGTGAGTATGCCCAGCTCCGGCACAAGGGGCTGGCCACCGCCGGCCGCCGCAAGCAGTTGCTGCACGAGCACCGGACCGACGTCCGGCAGCGCATCGCCGAACTCCAGGCGTGCCTGGCCATCCTTGATTACAAGATCACCAACTATGCCGAGATCGAGGCCAAGATGGCCGGCGAGACGCTGGTGCAGGAGGTGTCCGCGTGACCGTTCCGACCAGGCGGCTGGGGGAGCTCCCGGTCGGTGCCCAGGGACTCGGCTGCATGGGCATGAGCCAGTCCTACGGCCAGGGCGACGACACGGAGTCGGTGGCGACGATCCACCGCGCGATCGAGCTGGGCGTCACCCTGTTCGACACGGCCGACGTGTACGGCGCCGGCGCGAACGAGGAACTGCTCGGACGGGCCCTCAAGGGACGCCGTGACCAGGTGACGATCGCGACCAAGTTCGGGTTCGTGCCCGGTGACGGCGGTGGGCTCGCGGTCCGCGGCAACGCGGCGTACGTGCACGAGGCGGTGGACCGGTCGCTGGCCAGGCTCGGCGTGGACCACATCGACCTCTACTACCAGCACCGAGTCGACCCGAACGTGCCGATCGAGGAGACGGTCGGGGCGATGGCCGAGCTGGTGCAGGCCGGCAAGGTCCGCTACCTCGGCCTGTCCGAGGCGGGCGCGGAGTCGATCCGGCGCGCGCACGCCGTGCACCCGATCACCGCGCTGCAGAGCGAATGGTCGCTGTGGACCAGGGACATCGAGGCGGAGGTCCTGCCGGTCTGCCGCGAGCTGGGCATCGGCATCGTGCCGTTCTCGCCGCTGGGCCGCGGCTTCCTGACCGGCAGCCTGAACTCGTACGACAAGCTCGGCGCGGACGACATGCGGCGCGGCCTGCCGCGGTTCTCGGAGGAGAACTTCAACCAGAATCTCGCGATCGTGGACCGGCTCAACTCGCTGGCGGCGCAGCGCGACGTGACGGCCGGGCAGCTGGCCCTGGCCTGGGTGCAGCACCAAGGCGACGACGTGGTGCCGATCCCGGGCACGAAGCGCCGCAAGTACCTGGAGGAGAACGTCGCCGCGGCGCAGCTGGAGCTGACCGCCGAGGACCTCGCGGCCATCGCCGCGGCCGCGCCGGTCGACTCGGTGGCGGGCGACCGGTACCACCCCGCGATGCGGCAATACGTCGGACGCTGACAAGGAGAGAAATGGAATCGCGCAAGCTCGGCGACCTCGAGGTGTCCGCACAGGGCCTCGGTTGCATGGGGATGAGCGAGTTCTACGGACAGGGCGACGACGCGGAGTCGATCGCGACCATCCACCGCGCGATCGACCTGGGCGTCACGCTGCTCGACACCGCCGACATGTACGGCATCGGCGCGAACGAGGAGCTGGTCGGGCGGGCCATCAGGGACCGCCGCGACCAGGTGGTGCTGGCCACCAAGTTCGGCTTCGTCCGTGACCCGAAGGACCCGAGCGTGCGGGGTGTCCGCGGCGACGCGGCCTACGTGCGCGAAGCCGTCGACAAGTCGCTGGCCAGGCTCGGTGTCGACCACATCGACCTCTACTACCAGCACCGGGTCGACCCGAACGTGCCGATCGAGGAGACGGTCGGGGCGATGGCGGAGCTGGTGCAGGCCGGCAAGGTCCGGCACTTGGGCCTGTCGGAGGCCGGTCCGGAGACGATCCGGCGGGCCTACGCCGTGCACCCGATCGCCGCACTGCAGACGGAGTGGTCGCTGTGGTCGCGGGACATCGAGGACGAGATCGTCCCGGTGTGCCGTGAGCTGGGCGTCGGCGTCGTGGCGTACTCGCCGCTGGGCCGAGGCTTCCTCACCGGCCGCTTCACCTCGACAGACAGCTTCGGCGAGGACGACTTCCGCGTCGCCGGGCAGCCTCGGTTCAGCGAGGAGAACCTCGCCAAGAACCAGGCGATCGTCGAGGCGCTGAAGGCTGTCGCCGCCGCACGCGGCGTCACCGCCGGGCAGCTGGCGCTGGCCTGGGTGCAGCACCGGGGGCAGGACGTGGTGCCGATCCCGGGCACGAAGCGCCGCAAGTACCTGGAGGAGAACGTCGCCGCGGCGCAGCTGGAGCTGACCGCCGACGACCTCGCCGCCATCGAGGCCGCCGTGCCGGTCGACGCCGTCGCGGGTGCGCGCTACCCCGAGGCGGGGCTGCGCATGGTCGGCAAGTGATCTAGACGAAACCGCCGGCCTCGGAAATCCGAGGCCGGCGGTTTTTCATGCCATCAGCCCGGCGGCCACCGTCGCCCCCAGTTCCCAGCACGCCTGCAGGTCGTCCTTCGACGGTGTGGCGGTGACCAGCACGTGTTCGGTGACCCGGTTCCAACCGAGGCCCTTGGTGATGCTCTCCACGCTGCGCACGGCGCCCGACATGTCGCTGTTGCCGTGCACGTACAACCCGTACGGGCGTCCTTGTGTGGCGTCCAGGCACGGGTAGTAGACGAGGTCGAAGAACACCTTCAGCGCGCCGGACATGTAGCCGAGCGAGGCCGGCGTGCCGAGCAGGAAGCCGTCGGCTTCGAGCACGTCGACGGCGCCGGTGGCGAGCGCCGGTTTGCGGACGACCTCGACCCCTTCGATCTCGGGCGTTGTGGCTCCGGCCACAGTCGCCTCGAACATCGCCTGAAGATTCGGCGACGGAGTGTGGTGCACGATCAGCAGTCGGGGCACCCGTACGACGATGCCGAGCGGCCCGCGCGACCGCAACCTGTCGACGGTGCGTAGCCGACGGCGGTGGCGAGAATCGTGCTGCCAGCGCGATTCCGGACTGGCGCGTCCGACCGGGTGACGGAGTGTGGTGCGCCGATGTGCCGACGGGTCAAGGAAAAACGCCGCGGCGGGCAGGCAACCGGGTGGCCACCCCGGCCGTCTGACCAAGAGGAAACGCTGGTATAGATGGAAGAACTGTGGACGTCACCTCAACTCTCCTGTCCGGCAGCCGGCGCAAGCGTGTGGTCTACGCGGGCTGGCTCGCCGTAGGCATCGGCCTGATCGGTGCACCCCTTGTGGTCCTGTCGCTGTGGCCCGGCATCGACCACACCCCCTACTCGGCCAACACGGTCCTGCTCGCCTTCGGACTGTGCCTGAGCTCCATCTCCTACGCGTTCGGCCGCGCGGCCGTCGCGGGCATGACGGAAAGCCGGCCCCGACCGGTGTCGGGACCGGGCAACATCCCCTATCTGCTGGCCGGCCTGTTCCTGGCGGTCGCGGTGGTCTCGCTGGTCATCGCGGCGGCCTGAGCCGTCAGTCGAACAACGCAGCAACCTCGCCGCGCAGCGCGGCCAGCCGTGCCACGGCACGCTGCCGCGCGGCGGCCAGACCGTCCCGATCCGGTACCGGTTCCACGATCTCCAGGTACGCCTTGAGCTTCGGCTCGGTACCCGACGGCCGGATCAACACCCGCACACCCTCGCCGCGCAGCGCCAGCACGTCGGCACGCGGCCGCAGGTCCTCGGCAGTCACCGATACGTCCGCCAGCGACGTCGGCGGATCGGTGCGCAACTTCGCCATCAACTCGCCGATCCGGCTCAAATCGGTCACCCGCAGCGAAACCTGGTCGGTCAGGTGCAAACCGTGCGTGACGGCCAGGTCGTCGAGCACGTCCAGCGGCGAGCGACCCTCGGACTTCAGCCCGGCGGCCAGGTCGCACGCGAGCACCGCGGCCGAGATGCCGTCCTTGTCCCGCACGTAGTCCGGGTCGACGCAGTGCCCGAGTGCCTCCTCGTACGCGTAGACGAGACCGGTTCCGGTGCCGTCACCGGCGCGAACCAGCCACTTGAAGCCGGTCAGCGTCTCGTCGTAGCGAGCGCCATGCGCGGCCGCCACCTTCGACAGCAGCGAGGACGACACGATCGTGGTCGCCACCAGCGCATCAGTCGCGTCCATCGTGGACAGGATGTGCTCGCCGAGTAGCACCCCGGTCTCGTCGCCGCGCAGCATGCGCCACGACCCGTCGCGTTCCTTCACGCCCAACGCACACCGGTCGGCGTCCGGGTCCAGGGCGATCGCCAGGTCGGCGTCGACGTCGGCGGCCAGAGCGAGCAGAAGGTCCGTCGCGCCCGGTTCCTCCGGGTTCGGGAACGACACCGTGGGGAAGTCGGCGTCCGGCTCCCGCTGCTGCGTGACGAAGTGCACGTCGGTGAAGCCCGCGGCGGACAACACCGCGGCGAGAGTCTCGGCGCCGACGCCGTGCATCGGCGTCGCGGCCACGCGCAGCGACCGGGCGCCGCCGACAGGCAGGCTCGCCGCCCGTGCGACGTACTCGCCGACCTCGGCATCGGAGAGGGTGGTCCACGTCTCCGAGCGCGGCACCGACACCGCGGCGGGCACCTGCGCGATCGCCGCCTCGATCTGGCGGTCGGTCGGCGGCACGATCTGCGCCCCGTGCTCGATGTACAGCTTGTAGCCGTTGTCGGCGGGCGGGTTGTGCGACGCCGTGATCTGCACGCCGGCGACGGCGTTCAGCCGCCGCACCAGGAACGCCGTCACGGGCGTTGGCAGTGGTCGGTCCAGCACCCGCACGTCGAACCCGGCCGCCGCCAACACGCCGGCGACGGCCCGGTGGAACTGCTCCGATCCGTGCCGCGCGTCCCGACCGACGACCACGACCCCGCCGCCGTGACCGTTCCGCTGCAGCCAGTCCGCGAGGCCGGCGGTCGTCCGCACGACCACGGCCTCGTTCATGCCGTTCGCGCCGGCACGCACCGGCCCGCGCAGGCCGGCGGTGCCGAACGTCAGCGGCCCGCCCATCCGGTCGGCCAGGTCGTCGATCGCCGCCTGGTCGCCGGCCATCGCCCGGGCCAGGACGCCCTGCAACTCGGTGCGGGCGTCCTGGTCGGGGTCGTCGGCGATCCACCGGAACGCGGCGTCGCGCGCCGACGGCGCGAGGCTCATACCTTCGCCACCAGGTCACGCAGCAGGGTGCCCATGTCGGTGGCGGCCAGCCGGCCGGCCTCCAGGACCTCCTCGTGGTTGAGCGGCTCGCCGGTGATGCCGGCCGCCAGGTTCGTCACCAGCGACAGGCCGAAGACCTCGGCGCCGGCGGCGCGCGCGGCGATCGCCTCCAGGGCGGTCGACATGCCGACCAGGTCCGCGCCCATGGTGCGCAGCATCCGGATCTCGGCCGGCGTCTCGAAGTGCGGGCCGGGCAGCGCTGCGTACACGCCGTCCTCCAGATCGGGGCGGATCGTGCGCGCCACGTCACGCAGCCGTGACGAGTAGAGGTCGGTGAGGTCCACGAACCGGGCCCCGACCAGCGGTGACCGCGCGGTCAGGTTGAGGTGGTCGCTGATCAGCACCGGCTGCCCGACGCGCATGCCCTGGCGCAGGCCGCCGGCCGCGTTGGTGAGGATCACGGTGCGCACGCCGGCCGCGGTCGCGGTGCGCACGTTGTGCACCACCGGGTCGATGCCGAAGCCCTCGTACAGGTGCGTCCGGCCGAGCATGACCAGGACGCGGTTGTCGCCCAGCTTCAGCGAACGGATCGTGCCGCCGTGGCCGACCGCGGTCGGCGCGCGGAACCCCGGCAGCTCCGGCATCGGCACCTCGTGCTCGGCCTCGCCGATCACGTCGGCCGCCGGCCGCCAGCCGGAGCCGAGGACGACGGCGACGTCGTGCTGGTCGACGCCGGTGCGCTCGACGAGCGCCGCCGCGGCGGCCGTCGCCAGCGCGTCGGGGGAAATGGAGTCTTCGCTGATACCGGTCACACGGGCGAGCCTAAATCACCCTCAGTCGGCCACCTGGAACTGCTGGGAGATCTGCGCGAACAGCCGCTTGGCCGCGGCGTCGGCATCGCTGCCGACCGGCGCCTTCACGCCGACCACCCACAGGTCGTTGCCCTTGACCAGCACCATCGCGATCGTGTGCGGCGGGGCCGACCCGCCGGTGTCCTGCGCGTACTCGATCTGCTGGCCGCCGCTGAAACCCGGCACCGAGATCGGTGTCAACGGCTGCACGGTCACCTTCGGCAGCGCCTTCACCGCGTTCACGTAGGCGTCGACCTTCGTGAACTTGGGGAACCGCTGCACGGACAGCTCCTGCGTGCCGTCCTTGCTGATGAAGAACACCTGCGCCCTGGCCGGCAGCGAATCGGTGGGCGGCCGGTTCTGGCTGAACTGCTGCCAGTCGGGCGGCACGTCCAGGGAGAAGTCGCCGCCGGAGTCGCCGGTGGTCGGCACCGCCTTGCCGTGGACCCGGGTGGTCGGCACCTTGGCGGTCGTGGTCGAGGTGGGTGACGTGCTGGGCGTGCCGCCGAACGCAACCGCCGTCGGCAGCAGCACCTGGCCGCCGAGGTAGCGGGTGAGGACAAAGCCGCCGGCCATCGACACCACCACGATCACGGCCGCGACCAGTGCCAACACCGCCGTGCCGAGCTTGCCGCGACGTCGGCGCGGCTTCGGGCCCGGTGCGGGCGTCGAGCCCGTCACCATGAACGGCAGCGGGCCCGGGTCGCTGGCCAGCGGCGTGTCCGTCGGCGCGATCGGCGTCTTCGGCGGCGCGAACTGCTTGGACAGCGAGCCGGCCGGGCGACGCGGCTTCGGCGGTGTCACCGGCGGGGCGTCCGGGTTCGGCGCCGGGAAAAGCACCGTGCCCGGCTCCGGCAGCAGCGGGCGCAGCCGCCGGCGCACCTCCGCCAGCGTCATCCGGGCGTCCGGGTCCTTCACCATCAGGCCGGTGATCACCGGTTCGAGCTCACCGGCCGAGGTCGGCTTCGGCACGTCGCCGTGCACCACCTCGGTGACCGTGGCCAGCGGGTCGTCGTCCGCGTCGTACGGCGGCACGCCCTCGACGACCGCGAACAGCGTCGCGCCGAGGCTCCACAGGTCGGCCGCCGGCGTCACCTCCTGACCGGAGGCCACCTCCGGCGCGATGTAGGCCGGCGAGCCCAGCATAATGCCGGTGCTGGTCATCGTGTTCTCGGCGACGTTGCGGGCGATGCCGAAGTCGGTGAGCTTGATCTGCCCGCTGTCGCCGACCAGCACGTTGCCCGGCTTGACGTCACGGTGCGTGATGCCGGCCCGGTGCGCGGCCTCCAGTCCCGCCGCGACCGCGTCCGCCACCGCCGCTGTCTGCTGCGTGTTCAGCGGACCTTGCTGGCGCACCACCTCGGCGAGGCTGCGCGAGGGCACCAGTTCCATCACCACGAACGGCTCGCCGTCCTGCCGGGCGATGTCGTGCAGGGTCACCACGTTCGGGTGGGACAACACCGCGATGGCACGCGCCTCCCGCAGCGTCCGCTCCCGTAGCGCGTCCGCCTCGCCCGCCGGGATGCCCGGCGGCAGCAGCACCTCCTTGACCGCGACCTTGCGTTGGAGGAACTCGTCGTAGGCAGCCCACACCGTGCCCATCGACCCGTTGCCCAGCACGTGTTCGAGCCGGTAGCGGCCGGCGATCACGCGGGACCGGGCGGGCTGCGGAGTTTCCGGCGTGGACATGCGGCCATTCTCCACGAGTCGGGCCCGGCCGTTTTTCTCAGACCCCCGGCTTGTCAGGCCTCGGTTGTCGGCCCTTCGCTGCTACCTCACCGCGAGCGGAGACCGTCGAGCACGACCAAGGCCAGAGGGTCGTCGGCGCGGGCTCCCTGACGGCAGACGACGAGGGAAAGCAGGTCGAGGACGGCGGCCGGCTCGATGTCGGCGCGGAGACTGCCCTCGGCCTGGGCAGCCTTGATCACATCGAGGACCACGGCGTGCAGCCGGGCGACGGGCTCGGCGACGTCGGGATCGTCGACCGGCACGGACTTGAGCATGGCGAAGGGTTCCTGCACGGCGTCGCGCACGTAGCCGAGGAGGACCTCCCACCGCGGCAGGTCGCTGGCGGCGGCCGAGGCGGTGCGGGCGGTGAGCCGGCTGAGGACGTCGCAGCTGATGAGCGCGAGCAGCGCGGCGCGGTCGGGGAAGTGCCGGTAGAGGGTGCCGACGCCGAGCCCGGCGGCCCGGGCGATGTCCTCCATGGACACGGCCTCGCCGTCGGCCATGAACACCCGCGTGGCGGCGCGCACGATCAGTTCGCGGTTGCGCCGCGCGTCGGCCCGCACAAGTCCCTCCCAAGAAGTGGAATCCCGGATTCACCTTACGCTAGGCTCGGTAACCGGAATCTACGGTTCACCTTCAGGGGGCGACATGCGAATCGGACTTCATCTGCACAGCGTCGGCCGGACGCTCGACGAACTGGTGGCGGAGGCCGAGCAGGCACAGGTCGACGCCGTCTACGTCAACGAGACGGTCGGTTGGGATCCGGTGGTCCTCGCAAGCCTGATCGGGGCTCGGGTGCCGGGCATCGACGTGGGCACAGCAGTCACCGTGACGTACCCGCGCCACCCGCAGGCGCTCGCGTCGGCAGCACTGAGTGCGCAGGCCGCCACCGACAACCGCTTCGTCCTCGGCGTCGGGCCGAGCCACAAGCCCGCGATCGAGGAGCGCTTCGGCCTCAGCTACGACAAGCCGGCGGCCCACGTCCGCGACTACCTGACCCGACTGCGGCCGCTGCTGGACGACACGACCGGGCTTCCCGGTGTGACAAGGCCGAAGTTGCTGCTGTCCGCACTCGGCCCGGTCATGCTGGGCATCGCCGACGACCTCACCGACGGCACGCTCCTGGTCTGGACGACCGCGAAGGGCGTCGCCGAGCTGGTGGCGCCTCGCTTGCACGACAAGGAGATCGTGCTGACGGCGCTGGTCGCGGTCACCGACGACGTGGACGGGCTGCAGGCGCAGCTCGCCGCCCAGTTCGCGCCGGTGGCGGGCCTGTCCAACTACCGCCGGCACCTCGACCGGCAGGGCCTGGACAACGTCGTGGAGACGGCGATCGTCGGCGACGAAAAGACCGTGCGGCAAGAACTTCGACGGTTCGAGGAGGCCGGCGTCACCGAACTGCTGGTCAGTGTCGCCGGCCCCGATCGCGAGCGAACCCTGGCCGCACTGAAGTGATCGATACGGCGCTAACCCTGCGGCTCGCGCCAGATCGGGAACATCCGCGGGCCGCCGGGTGGCGCGAACGGTTCGCCGCTGTCGACGAAGCCGTGCCGCCGCCACAGCCGGGCGCTGTCGGCGGAGCTGGCCTCGCCGGAGCAGGCGATGCCCTCGGCGTCGAGGCGGCGGAAATGTTGGCGGGCGATCGCGCTGCCGAGCCCTTTTCGTTGCTTGGACGGTAAAAGCCCGCAGAACTGCCAGTGCAGGTGCGGCTCGGAATGAGCCGAGTGCGCAGCCATCAGTTCACTGAGGACGGTGAACCGGTGGAGGTCGTCCGCGTCGAGAGCGGAGAACCGGTCCATGAATTCCTCGGGGCTCTCGCCGCCCTCGGTGCGGAACCAGAGCGACGCGGCGGAATGGTCGTGCGCCAGATACACCTCGCCGTCGGCGAAGGCGGCCTCGGTGAACGCCTTGAAGAAGACGGGCTGCACCTCGCGCCGGCGTTCGTCGCCGGGAAACACCCACTTGCTCACGGGATCGTTCTGGAACGCCTCGGCGAGCACGCGAGCCACGACGTCCACTTCGGACCGTGAGGCGGGACGGATCACGTCGTCCATCACTCCACCTTCCCGATGCCGGCGTACACCTCGGGTTTGCGGCTGCGCAGCACGGAGCCGCGCACGAGGCCGATCACGGCGGCCAGCAGCAGGATTCCGGGCAGGATCCAGCGCAGCGGCGAGTCACCGGCGGTGCCGAGCAGCACGTCGAAGTTCCACAGGATGAGCACGAGGATCACCAGCAGCGCCACTGCGGCCAGCGCGGGCGCGGTCGTGTGCCGCCACGCGGGCTCGTCGTGCTCGCGCCGGCGGAAGAAGCCGATCACCGACACGGACACGGCGGCCAGCACGAACACCACGCCGGTGGACGCCATCGTGCCCAGCCAGCTGAACAACTCGGTGAACGGGTCCCGGCCGGCGATCGCGAAGACGGCCACGACGACGAGTCCCAACGCGGTCTGCAGCAACGATCCCGCGGCCGGCGCGCCGGTGCGGCGGTTGGTGCGGGCCAGCGCCTCCGGCAGCACACCCTCGCGGCCCAGCGCGAAGAAGTAGCGGGCGATGGCGTTGTGGAAGCTCAAGAGCGAGGCGAACTGGCTGGTGAGGAACAGCACGTAGGAGACGTCGGAGAACACGCTGCCGAGCCGCTGCGCGTTCAGGCCGAACAGCAGGCCGGGGCCCTGCGCCTGCGCGGCCCCAACGACGTTCGCGGGCCCGGCCGCGTCGGCCATCGCGAGCGCCGACAGCGTGTACAGGACGGCGGTCAGCGCCACCGCGAGGAACGTCGCGCGGGCAACGGTCCGCCGCGGGTCCCGCACCTCCTCGCTGTAGGACGCCGCGCCCTCGAAGCCGGTGAACACGGCGACGGAGAAGGCGAACACGGCGCCGACGCCGGTGGTGAACAGGCTGCTCGGCGCGAGCGGCACGAGGGACGGCGCGCCGCCGCCGTCGGGCGAGCCGAGCAGCGCCAGGTCCGTCACGACGATCACCGCGCACTCCAGCAGCAGCACGACACCGAGCACCTTCGCGTTCAGGTCCACGCGCAGCACGCCGAGCGTGCCGATGACCAGCGCGATCGCGAGCGCCCACAGCCACCACGGCGTGTCCAGCCCGAGCAGCGGGTTCAGCCAGTTCGACAGCGACCAGCCGAACAGGCCGTACACGCTGATCTGGATCCCGTTGTACGCGACGAGCGCGACGAACGAGATCGCCACGCCCGCGGGCCGTCCCAGCCCGTTCACCACGTACGGGTAGAA includes these proteins:
- a CDS encoding aldo/keto reductase; the encoded protein is MESRKLGDLEVSAQGLGCMGMSEFYGQGDDAESIATIHRAIDLGVTLLDTADMYGIGANEELVGRAIRDRRDQVVLATKFGFVRDPKDPSVRGVRGDAAYVREAVDKSLARLGVDHIDLYYQHRVDPNVPIEETVGAMAELVQAGKVRHLGLSEAGPETIRRAYAVHPIAALQTEWSLWSRDIEDEIVPVCRELGVGVVAYSPLGRGFLTGRFTSTDSFGEDDFRVAGQPRFSEENLAKNQAIVEALKAVAAARGVTAGQLALAWVQHRGQDVVPIPGTKRRKYLEENVAAAQLELTADDLAAIEAAVPVDAVAGARYPEAGLRMVGK
- a CDS encoding aldo/keto reductase, encoding MGMSQSYGQGDDTESVATIHRAIELGVTLFDTADVYGAGANEELLGRALKGRRDQVTIATKFGFVPGDGGGLAVRGNAAYVHEAVDRSLARLGVDHIDLYYQHRVDPNVPIEETVGAMAELVQAGKVRYLGLSEAGAESIRRAHAVHPITALQSEWSLWTRDIEAEVLPVCRELGIGIVPFSPLGRGFLTGSLNSYDKLGADDMRRGLPRFSEENFNQNLAIVDRLNSLAAQRDVTAGQLALAWVQHQGDDVVPIPGTKRRKYLEENVAAAQLELTAEDLAAIAAAAPVDSVAGDRYHPAMRQYVGR
- a CDS encoding MerR family transcriptional regulator; translation: MTYSIAQAAERSGLSIDTLRYYERIGLVDPPARDSGGRRSYSDDDLSWLEFLTKLRTTGMPIRMMREYAQLRHKGLATAGRRKQLLHEHRTDVRQRIAELQACLAILDYKITNYAEIEAKMAGETLVQEVSA
- a CDS encoding ribbon-helix-helix protein, CopG family, encoding MAMTLRLSEEENRQLDELAAAEGRSKQEIVRLALAERWARLQKEEQLGEVLGRVLPRYQGLLDRLGSA
- a CDS encoding type II toxin-antitoxin system death-on-curing family toxin encodes the protein MTDYLDAGDLLVLATAVTGGDLVVRDLGLLDSAAYRPRATVLGVEAYATLWLKAAAVLHSIVRTRPLAEGNWRLGWVAAVALCDINGWWIDADEDEALGVVRAVAHGRLEVTDLAARFEAWSVPKT
- a CDS encoding flavodoxin family protein, coding for MPRLLIVHHTPSPNLQAMFEATVAGATTPEIEGVEVVRKPALATGAVDVLEADGFLLGTPASLGYMSGALKVFFDLVYYPCLDATQGRPYGLYVHGNSDMSGAVRSVESITKGLGWNRVTEHVLVTATPSKDDLQACWELGATVAAGLMA
- a CDS encoding DinB family protein, producing the protein MIDEFAKEYLHGDLREVREVMLHKLEGLGEYDIRRPLTGTGTNLLGLVKHLTLSESRYFGEVFGRPFPEPMARWDDLGQRGADMWATEHETRGEIVERYRRVWEHSDGTIEALAIDAPGHVPWWPRPDVMLFNVLVHMLTETSRHAGHADILREQLDGATGTNAQRDEAFWEARRKEIERAAKAAG
- a CDS encoding DUF4188 domain-containing protein, which gives rise to MVFDGRWTARLPEEGGVVFLIGMRFNKWWRVDKWLPVVRAMPRMLMHLGKHPELGFLGGQSWFGRTTILVSYWRSADDLIDFASARSAPHLEAWKAYNRAVGADGTVGVWHETYVVRPGQAEAVYANMPAFGLGQAYAHEQITKDSNNSRKRLATAGPV
- a CDS encoding TetR/AcrR family transcriptional regulator, which translates into the protein MPRPKTHDEALRGRLLTCAAELISTDGVDALSLRKLAADVSTSTTAVYSLFGGKPGLIRTVYLEAFEGFARQLRAAASSDDPAEDLVQLGLAYRAYALAQPHLYTLLFTDAARAHVRQDVLLAEVSGSAFEILHNTVCRGVEAGVYVDESPEVIAVASWGLVHGLVSLELQHNLPPREQMDVVYERALRGHVDGWRAKDAT